One window of Streptomyces sp. SUK 48 genomic DNA carries:
- a CDS encoding ROK family glucokinase — MSTYRDLTAPIGSRRAPVLRTVGTRERRSHLTAPRVPTVGIDIGGTKVMAGVVDADGNILEKLRTETPDKSKSPKVVEDTIVELVLDLSDRHDVHAVGIGAAGWVDADRNRVLFAPHLSWRNEPLRDRLSGRLSVPVLVDNDANTAAWAEWRFGAGRGEDHLVMITLGTGIGGAILEDGQVKRGKFGVAGEFGHMQVVPGGHRCPCGNRGCWEQYSSGNALVREARELAQADSPVAYGIIEHVKGNIADITGPMITELAREGDAMCVELLQDIGQWLGVGIANLAAALDPSCFVIGGGVSAADDLLIGPARDAFKRHLTGRGYRPEARITRAQLGPEAGMVGAADLARLVARRFRRAKRRRVERYERYERYAQARRERDTA; from the coding sequence ATGAGCACCTATCGCGACCTCACGGCCCCCATCGGCTCCCGCCGCGCCCCCGTCCTGCGGACGGTCGGCACCCGGGAGCGCCGGTCCCACCTGACGGCCCCCCGTGTCCCCACCGTCGGCATCGACATCGGCGGCACCAAGGTGATGGCGGGCGTCGTGGACGCCGACGGCAACATCCTGGAGAAGCTCCGCACGGAGACCCCGGACAAGTCGAAGAGCCCCAAGGTCGTCGAGGACACCATCGTCGAGCTGGTCCTGGACCTCTCCGACCGGCACGACGTGCACGCGGTCGGCATCGGCGCCGCCGGCTGGGTCGACGCGGACCGCAACCGCGTCCTGTTCGCCCCCCACCTGTCCTGGCGCAACGAACCGCTGCGCGACCGGCTCAGCGGCCGCCTCTCCGTGCCGGTGCTGGTGGACAACGACGCCAACACCGCCGCCTGGGCCGAGTGGCGCTTCGGCGCCGGGCGCGGCGAGGACCACCTGGTGATGATCACACTGGGTACCGGTATCGGCGGCGCGATCCTGGAGGACGGCCAGGTCAAGCGGGGCAAGTTCGGCGTCGCGGGCGAGTTCGGCCATATGCAGGTCGTGCCCGGCGGCCACCGCTGCCCGTGCGGCAACCGCGGCTGCTGGGAGCAGTACAGCTCCGGGAACGCCCTGGTCCGCGAGGCGCGCGAGCTGGCCCAGGCCGACTCGCCGGTCGCCTACGGGATCATCGAGCACGTCAAGGGCAACATCGCCGACATCACCGGGCCGATGATCACCGAGCTGGCCCGCGAGGGCGACGCGATGTGCGTGGAGCTGCTCCAGGACATCGGCCAGTGGCTCGGCGTCGGCATCGCCAACCTGGCCGCCGCCCTCGACCCCTCCTGCTTCGTCATCGGCGGTGGCGTCTCGGCCGCCGACGATCTGCTCATCGGCCCCGCCAGAGACGCCTTCAAGCGCCATCTCACCGGCCGCGGCTACCGCCCCGAGGCCCGTATCACCCGCGCCCAGCTCGGCCCCGAGGCCGGCATGGTGGGCGCGGCCGATCTGGCCCGCCTGGTCGCCCGCCGCTTCCGGCGCGCCAAGCGCCGCCGGGTCGAGCGGTACGAGCGCTACGAGCGGTACGCCCAGGCCCGCCGCGAACGGGACACCGCATGA